From the Devosia sp. FJ2-5-3 genome, the window AGCCGGACCGTGGCCCCGGCAATGGGCTGAGCCGAACTCAGGCCGCGCACAAAGGCATGCACGCCATCGTCGCCGGCTATGGTCGTCAGCCCCAGATCGGTGACGATGAACCATTGCGTGGCCATATCCGACCAGTAATTCTCGTCGTCTTCGCCCTTCACCTTGGCGGTGATCACATAGGCGCCTGCACTAACCTCGCCCAGCACTTCGGCCACGGGGATGGCCGTCGTCATCAGCGCATTGGAATCGCCCTGCGCCAGATCGACTTCGCCGCTCCAGATCGCCTCGCCAAGCCGGTCGGCAATGTCTTCGGCACCATAAGGGGCGAGTCCGTTCTGGAAAATCCCATCCCGCACGGCCGTCGCAATGGAGCGGTCGCCGATACGATAGATTTCGATTTCCGCCGTCTCGGCATTCACCGAGGTGATGGGCAGACCACCGCCCAGACCGGCTGGCATCACATAGGCATTATTGGCAAAGCCCACGAAGGGGGTGCGGTCGGGAATATAGACACTGAGGTCCACATCCTTGCTCAGTTCCTCGCCATCGGCCGATTGCAGGCCGGCGCGGAACTTTATCGAATAGCGGTTGCCGTGCTGCAGTCCTTCGATACAAATCTGCTCGTGCTCGGTTTCGACCGAAGCCTGCGGCGCATTGGCGACGGAGACGAAGGCCGAAAGATCGGTGCTGCCGAGCGGATTGGAGAAGACGACGCAGACCCGCGGGGCGGCCGGTTCGGCATCCACCACATGGTCGGTAATGCGGAAGCCGTGCTGGGCCACCACTGTGTCCAGATAGTCTTCCAGCACCGCGTCCGGCAACAGCGCCAGGCTCAGGCGGTAGGTGGCGATGGCTTCCCGCCACATCTGGCGATATTCGATGCCATTGGCGAGGGCCCGCAGCGCCATTGCGCGCGCATCCGGTTCGGTGGAGCGCAGGAAGGCATTCATGGCAGCTGCCGTGGCCACCTGCCCCATTTCGGAGCTGTTGTCGCCCGTCGACTGGCCCTTGACCGCGTCGGCGCGGCGCAATGCGGCCTCGGCAAGCGCCTGCCACACCTCGGGATCGTTGGCGTTGATGGCGAGGGCTTGGCGATAGGCCACCACGGCGCCGGCATAATTGTCCGCGGCCGCTTCCTCGTCACCCGAGGCAACGAGGTCGGCATAAACGGCCTTGGGAGCCGGCGCGTCGGTCTGCGGCAGGTCGTTGGCAAAGCGCTTCGCCTGGTCGACCAGCGCCTGCGCCGGGAATGGCAATTCGGAATGACGCGTCGCCTCGATGACGGCCGGCGATGGCGCCCGGGTCACGCGCCCTGAGATCGCTCCGTTGAACGCGGCCTCATCGCCGACGCCGCCTTTGAGGAAGCACCATTTCGACTTATCGTTGAAGGTGAAGGCGCGACAGATATTGTCCTCGGCGCATTGCGCCCGGCAGGCTTCGAGGTCGGTATTTTTGAGGATCGAATAGTCGAACCCGGGGAGGTCGGTGTTTTCCAGCAGGGTGATCTTGGTCTGCGCAGTGGCCGACCCGATCAGCGCCAGGCCGATCAGCATTGCGGCCGCGAAATTCCGTACGGCGCCAAATCCAGCCAGCATGCTGTCCTCCCCTGAACTGCTCGCTGCATATCAATGCCATGGTGCGATAGAAATCAAGCAGAGTTGGAGCGCGGTCGTGGGCCAATTTACCGTTCGGCCCAACGCGTCCACTATCAGCGGCCCATTTCACATTTGAGGCGTCTCAATGCTAACCGTCTGTTAGCACTAGACCACGAAATGCTACGCGCGCCCAATCAAGGAGCGGCCCGTTGACCCGACCCAGTCCAGACCAAATCCGCCTGCCCTTCGTCACCCAGCGCCCGCTTGAAGATGGCTGCGGCGCCAGCGTCCTGCAGATGTTGACCGGCAGGCCGCTTGGCGAGATAGAAGCCCATTTCGGTTGGAAAGACGGGGAGTTACGCCGCTCGACCTGGGACGACATCATCCGCATCCTGCCCCGGTTCGGCTGGCGGTTCGCTGCGCGGCAGGCAGTCGAAAGCTGGGACGACGTCCAGGGCCTCGCCGTCATGCATGTCCACGATGACCACTTCATGCTCTATGATGCCGACAACAGGGTTTTTTACGATCCCTGGGAGTTCGAGGGCCCATCCCTTTCCACAAACCGCAAGCCGATCAGCACCTTAGCGATCTGGAAGCCAGAAGACTGAGCTTATCCCCGGGCAACGAATATCGCTTAAGATCATTGCCATCCGCGTGAAGGAGACCAAGATGAACACAGCCAATCTTCAGCTCGAAGGCCTGCTCATGGCCATCGCCTCCATCAATAAGACACTCGTTTCAAAAGGGATTTTGACGGCAGATGAGATCGAAAAGGCGCTCGCCACGTCAGAGCAGCTGGTCATCGGCGATGAACGGGCCACCGAGGAGCTTTCGCCCGCCAATCGCGACGCCATCGCCTTTCCGATCCGGCTCCTCCGGCTCGCCAACCGCGGCGACGCCGACGCGTCCGCAAGCTTTTCCCAACTCACCAAAATGGTCGGGGAAACCAAAGACCGTTACAACGATCAGCTCTAAGCCTCTCTGGCGCCCAGATTTTTTGCGACTGACGCCAAGGCCTCCGATGGACGCTGAGAGATCATTTCGGTCAGCGGCGCCTTGAGCGTCCAGCGGATATAATCCGCGCCGCGGTCGATAAATGCTTCTCCGCGAAGGGAAAAAGGCACCGCACGTTCCAGAACGACCGAGCCGAACCCCCGGCGCGCACTGTCATCCGGAACGGCCACCGCACTTCCGGTCATCTCGCTCCAGCAGAGTTCGACGAAGTCCTCGCCGTCGCTGGGGAAAATCTTCCACTCGATGACGATTTGTCCTTGGCCGCGCCCCAGCACACCATACTTGACCGAGTTCGTCCCAAGCTCGTGCATGGCCATGCCAAGGTGTTGAACTGCATTGGAATTTAGCGTGACTGGCGGCCCCAGCGTGACCACTTTGTGCTCATTGCCGAAGGCCCCAAGCTGCTGTTCAATCAACTCGGCAAGGCTCGCGCCGCTCCAACCGGAATTGACGAGGAGGTCCTGCGAGCGTGCCAGGGCCAGGATCCGGTCGCGAAGCTGCTGTTCGAAATGCTGGGGCGACTGAGATCGGTTGCTGGTTTCACGAATGATGGAAAGAATCACCGCATACTGGTTCTTGACGCGATGATTGACCTCTTGAAGCAAAAGGCGAATTCGCCGTTCCGCCTCCTTGGTTTGGGTGATGTCCCGTGCGATCTTCGACGCCCCGACAATGCTGCCATCGGCATGTCTGATGGGTGATATGGTCAGCGAAACATCGATCCGGGTGCCATCCTTGCGCAAGCGAACGGTCTCAAAACTCTCGACGCGTTCCCCCCGCCGGATGCGCGCAATGATCTCCGCTTCCTCGTTCTGCAGATGGTGAGGGATCAACATGACCACCGATTTGCCCACCGCCTCCTCGGCGGTATAGCCGAACATGCGTTCGGCGGCGGCGTTCCAGGTCTGGATGATGCTATCGAGGTTCTTGCTGATGATTGCATCGAAGGAACTGTCGACGATTGCCGCCAGGAGATAGGCGGTATGATCATCCGCAGAAATATTATTGCTGGGCGGCACGGGGGTCTGCGGGAACATTTCTACCTAACTGGCTGACATCAACCATACACAGCATTTTTATTGCCCCGAAAACAATCATTTCCCGTGCGCAAAATTGGCTTGCCATTCCGGAGCATTGGCAACCTCACAACGGGCCGGACGTTACTGCCTGGAACAAGCAGCGAGGCCGAAATGCAGGAAAATCATGATTCTGGCGCAGACTTCATCGAAGGCTTTGCCCTGATTGCAGGCGCACTCTGGGTCGGTGGTGCGGCCTTCTTTCTAATTCTGGCATCGATAGGAAGAGGGATGCTCGGGTAAAATATTGATGGAACTCTAGGCAGGCTTTCCGTCGGAACATCGTCAAATGATTCAGCCTGGATTTCACTTCGAGCACCAGGACACACATCCGTAGAGCAATGCGCGATGGACCACGCGCTTACGGTTAAGTCGCGAACGCTGAGAAGGTTGCATAGAAAGTACGCGTCTGACGTCTGTTTCGCGGCCGACACTTGGGGAGGACGGCGCATATAGCCGTCCCTCGGCGGTTATCACCCGTGCTTTTTCCCGGAGGTTTTGAGGTTCGTCGTCATGTTTTTCCGAAACAACGGCCTGACAATCGCCCTTATGCTGGCATTCTTCATGTGCCTCGTTGGCATGGCTCTATCCGGCTGGCTTGCCAATAATGAACTCCTCGCGGAGCACCACCGTCCCGTTCTGGGCCTGTTCAGCTATCTGACGTCGCCAGAATTCCAGTCGGCCCTGTTCGAAAATTGGGAGAGCGAATTTCTCCAGATGGCAGCCTATGTGTTGCTCACAGCAATGCTTTTTCAAAAAGGTTCGGCGGAATCGCGCGATCCGGACGCGGCCAGCGATGAGGCAGAGGATGGCCCGTCCAACAGAGTACGTCCGGATTCCCCATGGCCGGTCAGAGCGGGGGGGCTGATCGGATACCTCTACTCCTATTCTCTCGGAACCGCGCTTTTTGGGCTTTTCGTGATGTCCTTCGTTCTGCACTGGACCGGCAGCGCCGCTGCAGCGAACGCCGAGGCAGCGCTGCACAATATGCCGGAGGTCTCGCTCTGGGAACATTTGACCAGTTCGCAATTGTGGTTCGAATCCTTCCAGAACTGGCAATCGGAATTCCTGGCGACAGCTGCGCTGGTTGTCCTTTCCATATTCCTTCGTCATCGCGGTTCACCCGAGTCCAAGCCTGTCGCGGCGCCGCATCATCAGACCGGCGGATAATCGCACCGTCGTCTGCCCTTCGACCCTCTACTTAACCTATGTTAGCGCATCAATGCCGGACGTCGGTATGGTGGGCGAATCGTCGTGGTGTGCGGTGAGTGTCGTGTCCTCAGTTACAGACGTCAGAATTTTGATCTGCGAAGATGAGTATCTGCTCGCAAGCAGTCTTGCGTCCGACTTCGAGGCACGGGGCGTACAGGTCTTGGCAATCGTCGCACAGGTGGCAGAGGGTGTCGCCTTGCTGGACGAGTTGGTCGACGCGGGACTAAACGCAGCAATTATCGATATTCAACTGATAGACGGCCCCGCCTTCCCCTTGGTCGAGCGCCTCCGTGAGAAGTCCATTTCGGTTGTGTTTTTCAGCGGATATTCGGCCCGCGATTTGCCGGAGAAATATCGCGACTTTCCGGTTGTGACAAAGCCGGGAAACATAGATGAACTGATGCAAGCGCTGGCGCTGGCAATCACCGTCTGACGCCTGACCCGCGACTTCCACGTCGCGGGCCGCAAGAGTTTTGGTGCTGAACCGGAAATGCGAGCGCTATTCCGGCTGCCAGTATTTGGCCAGCGTCGTCGGCGTGTGCATGTTGTTGTAGAGGTATTCCCAGAACGCCTTGCGCTGCTCGGGCTTGACCGTCTTCCAGACCGCGTTCACCGCCATGTCGCCACCGTAATAGGCGTAGACGAACGGCGCGCGGAGATTGTGGCTGAGGAAAGCCAGGCGCGAGCGCATGGTGACCGGGTCCTGGAGAGTCTTGTTCGCGACAATCGGGACGATCTCATCCAGCGACATTCCCTGCGCATGCATCATCCAGGCGGCATTGCAACGCATGGCGCTGCGCAGACGCTGGAGGGCAACGCCCAGCTCATCTTCTGGACCATTGATCCAGTCGAGAAACTCCATGCCATTGTCGGCAATGCCTTCAAAGAGGGCGGAGCTGGCTGAACTCGTGACCACCTGCGCGCCATCGAGCGGCATTGTGCCGTCAGCCACCCGGTTTTCCCGGATGTTCATGTGCACCAGGTGCCCGGGGAACACTTCATGCGTCGCCAGATGCTTCAGCGAGAAGCGGGTGTACGGAAAGTCGAGGTTCAGCAGCACTTTTCGCGTGGGGTAGTCGCAATAGGCCGAGAATGGGACCGCGGTGACGCCTTCCGGCGTCATGCCCTCATGATCATAGGGATACATGGTGGCGGTAACGCTGGTGCGGGCCTCGGCGATCAACTCGTTGAGAACCGAGAGGACCTCGTCAGTGGGAACGCGGGCCTGCGCCTCGTAGCGCTCAAAATCCTCGGAGAGCGTACCGCCGGTGTAGCCAAGCTCGTTGAGCTTTTCGCGGATCGTCGTGCGATAGCCTTCGATTTCAGCATCCGGAACAAGGGTTTGCGGAACACGGATCTGACGGGCTACGCGATCTCCAAAAGAAATCGGCGTGCCATCAAAGGTGTCGAGCAGGGCGAGCAGCGAATCGATCATTTCCGCCACGTAGTCGGCCCGAAGCAGGCTCTCCGACTCAGCGGGCACCCGAGCCGCGAGAGCGCGGAGCTTTTCGCGGGCGTCATCATAGCTGGCCAATGGCAGAGGGGTGACCTCTGCCATGGCGACTGGGATCAGGCCTTCCTTGTTGAGGAAGCCATCGCTGCTTTGCATCGAGCGGTAGAGCGCATCGATGCCAGCCGTGAGTTCAGCGAGTTCCTTGCCGATTTTCATCGCGAAATATCCTTAGACGTGGCCAGCGACGCGCTTTGGCTCATAGGGAGCCTCGAGCTGCGCGATGTCTTCCGGGGTCAGCTTGACTTCGAGCGAGGCAATCGCGTCATCGAACTGATGCAGCTTCGAAATACCGACGATCGGCGCGGTGATGCCGGGGCGACGCGCGACATAAGCATAGGCAATCTGAGCCGCCGGACGGCCATGACGCTCCGCGACCGCACGGACAGCAGCGATGACGGCGTCGTCGGCATCCTTCGTCCGATCATAAAGCGCCTGGGCGGTCTTGTCGGTCTGTGAGCGGGTGGTGTCGGCTTCCGGACGTGCCGCGAGACGACCACGGGCCAGAGGCGACCAGGGCGTAATGCCGATGCCTTCCGAGATGCAGAGCGGGAGCATTTCGCGCTCTTCTTCGCGGTAGATCAGATTGTAGTGGTTCTGCATGCAGACGAACTGCGCCCAACCGTTGGCGCGCTGGATACCGATCGCCTTCATGAACTGCCAGGCATGCATGGACGATGCGCCGAGGTAGCGGACCTTGCCCTGGCGGACGACATCATTGAGTGCATCGAGAGTTTCTTCGAGCGGCGTCTCGTAGTCGAAACGGTGCAGCGAATAGAGGTCGATGTAATCGGTGTTGAGGCGCTTCAACGTGCCATCGATGGAATCGAAAATATGCTTCCGCGAGAGACCGCGATCGTTCACGTCGCCGCTCATCGGATTGTAGAGCTTGGAGCCATAGACGAGCTTGTGGCGCGGAACGTCCTTGAGCACGCGGCCCACAACCTCTTCAGATGCACCAAGCGAATACATGTCAGCCAGATCGAAGAAGTTGATCCCCAGATCGACAGCCTTCTCGATGATCGGACGGGCGGCGGCCTCGTCAAGCACCCACGGCGCCCATGTCGGCGAGCCGAACGTCATGCAGCCCAAGCCCAATTTTGAGATTTTGAGGCCGGTCCGACCGAGATTGACATATTCCATTAGTACACCTTCCGCGGCAATCTTGCTAAATCTGGACTCTAGCATCGGCGGAGCCGCGCGTGAAAGCCCAAAAACCCCGGAGACGATGCTCATAAAAGCAGCTAATTCACAAGCTGCGCGAAAAACTCTCACACCCTATTGCGCTGCTGCGAACGCATGGGTACGGTCAGTGTATCAACCGGATAGAACACATGTTCACCTTCGACCCGTCCAGCATCGACAAGTCCCTCCCCGTACCGATCGGGACGCAGCTGCACGGTCTTCTGAGCTATGTGCTGTCTTTCAGCGACGCCGCCTACGGCACCAAGCTGCCCTCGGTGCGCCAGCTCGCCGCAGAGCTGGGCGTGGCACCGATGACGGTGAACCAGGTTTACCAGCAGCTGCGCGACGAAGGCCTGGTGGAGATGCGGCAGGGCCTTGGTGCGTTCACCATGCGCGACCCGCGCAAGGCGCTCGATGACAACCAGCCCATCAACGCGTTGAGCCGCGACATCGACGCGATCATTGCCAAGGCCGAGGCGCTGGGCGTTTCGCCCATGTCACTTGTGGCCATGATAAATGCCCGCGCACATATGCGGCGCCCGGACACCGGACTGAAGCTTGTTTTCGTGTGCATATTCGAGGGCCCCGGCCGCGACTATGTCGACGATATCCGTCCCGCACTCTCCCCTCTCGACACCATCGAGTTGGTCACTCTTGAAGCCCTCCAGGCCGACGGACCAGAGCATCGGCTCTGCCTTCAGGCTGACCTCGTGATTACCTTCGGCCATCGGGAAGCCGAGGTCCGCAGTGCGGTCAAGGGCGCCTTGGTGCTGGGTCTGCGCTTTCTACCGTCCCAACGCACGCGCCAGACGCTTGCCGGCCTCGACCCACGCTCGCGCGTCGCGGCGGTGACGCACTTCCAGGAATATATCGCGATCATGCGGCCGAGCGTGCGGGAATTTGCCCCGCATGTGTCGGATATTCGCGTGACCTGGTCCTCGGCCCCGGATTTGGCCGAGATCCTTTCAACCTGCGATGCAGTGGTCTTCGCCTCGGGTGCCGATCACGTGGCCCAGATCGTTCGGCCCGGCGTCCAGTGCTTCGAATTCCGGCACGCGCCAGACCCAGGCGCCCTGGAGACAATTCTGGTCCCGAAACTCGCCCAACTGCGTCAATCAAAGGCAAATCCGGGATCTGAAAGACAGACAGCTTAATGTCAAGGAAGGGAACATTATGAAGAAATTTCTACTGACAACCAGTGCGCTTGTCGCGCTGAGCTTCATGCCCATGCATGCAGCCATCGCACAGGACGCAACCACACTCGTCGTCGGCATGGACGTCGATGCCGGCACGCTCGACCCGCGCCTCATGCGCGACACCACGGCTTCGCGCGCCAATGACCTGATCTATTCGGGTCTCGTGCACATCACCCCCAATCTCGAGGCCGTTCCGGACCTCGCCGAGGGATGGGAAAGCCCCGATCCGCAGACGGTCATCTTCAAGCTGCGCCCGGATCTGAAATTCTCCGACGGCAGCCCGCTGACGGCCGATGACGTGGTGTTCACCTACACTACGCTGCTCAACCCGGATCTCAACGCCCCCCAGCGCGCGCTCTACACTCCGATCACCGCGATCGAGGCCGTCGATGCGCAGACCGTCAAGTTCAGCCTGAGCGCACCCTATGCGCCGCTGCTGAGCTATCTCGACGTCGGCATTGTCCCCAAGGCGTTGGTCGAAGGCGGCCATGACATCGCCCTGAACCCGGTCGGCGCCGGCCCGATGAAGCTCGACAGCTGGAACCGCGGCAGCGAAATCACCCTGGTCAAGAACGAGAATTTCTGGGGTGCCGAGCCGGCCTTCGAGAAGGTCTCGCTCAAGATCATCGGCGACAACTCCGCCCGTTCGCAGGCTTTCGAGGCCGGAGACCTGGACGTCATCCAGTCACCGCTGCCGCCCCAGGACATCGAGCGCCTCAAGAACGACGACCGTTTCGGTAATGTCATCATGGCCGGCCTTGGCGTGACCTACGTCAACTTCAACGCCAACGATCCGCTGCTGGCCGACCCGAAGATGCGTCAGGCATTCTCGATGCTGATCGACCAGGAAACCATCGTCAACGACATCTTCCAGGGCGTCGACGAAGTGGCGACCTCGATCATCCTGCCGTCGTCCTGGGCCTATTCGGCCGACATCGTGCAGCCGACCTTCGACGTTGAGGGCGCTGTCGCGCTGTTCAACGAGCTGGGCTGGAGCGACACCAATGGTGACGGCTTCCTTGACAAGGACGGCAAGGCACTCGAAGTCGTGCTGTCGACCCATTCGGAAGACACCAACCGCGTCCAGACCGTGGAGTTCCTCCAGGCCATGTTCGAAATGGCTGGCGTGAAGGCCGTGGCCCAGATCAGCGACTGGCCGAGCTTCTCGACCAACTACGTCCAGCAGGGCAAGCACCAGATCGCCCTGCTCGGCTGGCTGAACATCGTCGATCCCGATCGCCTGATGTTCGCCCAGCTCTCGACCGGTGGCCCGACCAACTGGGGTGGATATTCCAACCCTGAAGTCGACGCCCTGCTGCAGGAAGGTCGCTCGACCCTCGACCAGGCCGGACGCGCCGCTGCCTACCAGAAGGCCGCTGCAATCCTGGCCGAAGAGTTGCCCTACTACATCGTCTCGGCCCAGGGCTATCAGCTGTTCTACAGCAAGGACCTGCCGGTTGAAGTGCAGGCCACTCCGCGCGGCAATCTGCGCGGCCTGATCGGCCTCAACGACTAAGCCAATGGCTTGGGTCGGCGCTCAGGCGCCGGCCCATCCCCGAACGCTCCAGAGCAGGACGACCGTCATGACTTTCAACCAGCGCCTCAGCGCCGAGTTTTACGCGCGGGTTCAACGCGACATTCGCGCAAAAATGTCCCAGCAGGGGATTGATGTCCTCATTCTGGATTCCAATGACGATGTCGTCTACACGACCGGCTTCTCGCACTACTCCAATGAGCGGCCGATTGCCGTCGTCCTGACGGCGACCACGACCTATCTGCTCATCCCAGAGCTTGAGCGGCACCACGCCAGCGCGCAGTATGATGACGCAGAACTGGTGGTCTATTTCGAATTTCCCGGCCGCGACCCCGCATTTGCGGTGCTGGCGCGCACGCTGGGTAATCTCAAGGGGACGATCGGCCACAGTTTCGGCATGTCCAACGGCCGCGTGGCGCAGATCCAGCGTGCCTTCCCGAATGCGCGGATGGCTGCCACGTCCCTCGTCAGCGTGCAGCGCTATATCAAATACCCCGAAGAGCTGGTGTTGCATCGCGAAGCAGCCCGCATCTCCGACAGCATGGTCAATGCCGGTGCGGAACTGATCTCCGAGGCGCTGCGCACCGGCAAAACCATGCCGACCGAAATCGAGATCGAAAACTACATCATCAGCCATGCCCTCGAAACCATGCAGAACGAGCATGAGGACATCATGTATGTCGCGGGCATCGCTGGTGGCCTTGTCTACTCGGGCCTGCGCTCCGCATTTCCGCACGGCATGCCCACAGCCCATCGCCCCCAGCGCGGCGAAAGCATGATCCTCTCGCTCGGTTGCCGAGTTGGGGGACGAGCCGCCGAAAGCGAGCGCACCTTCATCCTCGGCGAACCCAATGCCGAGCAGGAAAAGTTCTACAATCTTTCCCAGGAAGCGCAGGCCATCGGCACGGCAGGCCTTCAACCGGGCGCCACTTGTTCCTCCGCCGATGATCGGGCCCTCAATTTCTATCGGGATCACGGTGTGTTCCAGTTCTGCCCGCATCGCGTCGGCCACGGCATGGGCGTGATGTTCCACGAGCCCCCATGGGTGGAAGGCGGCGACGAAACCGTCCTGCTCCCCGGCATGGTCTGCTCCTCCGAACCGGCGCTCTACGTGCCCGGACTTGGCGGCTTCCGCCTGGCCGATACGGTGCTCGTGACGGCATCGGGCCCGGAAAGCCTCACCAATTATCCCCGCAAGCTGGACGAGGTCATCCTGGGATGACGCTCTTCCGCTCGAACTGAGGTAGGTCGCCATGCTCGCCTACATTGCCCGCCGCCTGCTCCTCCTCATCCCCATGGCCATCGGCATGGTCGTGGTGACCTTTGGCCTGTTGCTCATCATTCCGGGTGATCCGGCCGCTGTGCTTCTGGGACAGGACGCCACTCCCGAGGCGATCCAGAATTTGCGCAATTCTCTTGGCCTCAATGACCCCTGGTTCATTCGGCTGTGGAACTACTTTGCCGCCCTGCTGCAGGGCGACATGGGCCGCTCCATCTTCCAGAACCAGCCGGTGAGCGAGATCATCGCCGGTCGGCTTGGCGCGACCATCGAACTCGCCGTCGTTGCTCTTCTGCTTGCCAGCGTGATCGGCATCACCCTCGGCGTCCTGGCGGCTATCCGTCAGGGCTCCTGGGTCGATACCGTCACCATGCTCTTCGCCCAGCTTGGCGTTTCCATGCCCGTCTACTGGCTGGGTCTTCTGCTCATGCTGCTGTTTGCCGTGCAACTGGGCTGGCTCCCCTCGATCGGCCGCGGCGTGCCAATGCATGAGGCACTCTGGGCGGCGCTGAATGGCCGGCCGCAGGTGCTCTGGGATTCTTTCCGCCATATCGCCCTGCCCGCACTGGCACTGGCGGCCAATTCGGCGGCAATCATCTCCCGGCTCGTCCGCGCCTCCATGCTGGAAGTGCTGCGGGAGGACTTCGTGCGCACCGCCTATGCCAAGGGCCTGCGCAAGGGGCGTGTCGTCGTGCGCCATGCCCTGCGCAATGCGCTGCTGCCCGTGCTCAGCGTCATCGGCCTGCGCTTCGGCGCCCTCCTCGGGGGTGCAGTGCTCACCGAATCCATCTTCGCCTGGCCCGGCCTTGGTCAGCTGACCATCTCCGCCATCTCGCAGCGTGACCTGCCGCTCATTCAAGGCATCGTGCTGACCTTCGCCATCGTGTTCGCCCTCGTGAACCTGATCGTCGACCTTCTCTACGCCGCGGTCGATCCGCGCGTACGCCTCGGATAACGCCCATGCGATTGCCGAAAGCTCTGACCAATATTTCGCTGATCGTGGGCGCGTTGATCACGCTCACCATCATTGTCCTTGCCGTCTTCGCGCCCTGGTTCGCTACCCATGGGGTGGAGCAAATGGACATGCGCAACCGTTTCGCCGGTCCCACCATGGACCACATCCTGGGCACGGACAATTTTGGGCGCGACCTCTGGTCCCGCCTGATCTTTGGGGCACGCATCTCGCTGACCATCGCGGTCATTTCCGTGACCGTTTCGGCAGTGATCGGAACCGTGGTCGGTCTTGCCGCCGGCTATTTCGGTGGCTGGGTAGACCAGCTCCTGATGCGTATTACCGACATCTTCCTCGGCTTCCCGGCGATCGTTCTTGCCCTCGCCATTGTCGCCGTGCTGGGACCGGGCGTCTTCAATGTCGCGCTCGCGATCATCGTGGTGGCGTGGACGGAATATGCCCGCGTGGTGCGCGCCACCACCCT encodes:
- a CDS encoding ABC transporter permease, translating into MRLPKALTNISLIVGALITLTIIVLAVFAPWFATHGVEQMDMRNRFAGPTMDHILGTDNFGRDLWSRLIFGARISLTIAVISVTVSAVIGTVVGLAAGYFGGWVDQLLMRITDIFLGFPAIVLALAIVAVLGPGVFNVALAIIVVAWTEYARVVRATTLVLREQNYVQAARALGAGPIRILFKEILPNALGPIIVLASLGLGTAIISESALSFLGFGLPPPEPTWGWTLAYGTRFMRDAPWLSIISGATIMVTVLGFNLLGDGLRDILDPRQLSRGGGKSAK